One window from the genome of Actinoplanes teichomyceticus ATCC 31121 encodes:
- a CDS encoding response regulator transcription factor → MIRIILAQKGRLIRRALAQMLAQEDDVHVVAEVSAYDEAVTAAVRERPHVAVLDHALLGPPVAHDLCTDLLKAAPGCRILLIVDRSLPTLAGAELARMTPRVGLLATDASPGQLIEGVRRLSRGQPVLDVDIAVAALSANTTPLTRREREVLLLATEGRPTKEIAAKLCLTDGTVRNYLSRIVAKTGARTLIEAVRRAQESGWV, encoded by the coding sequence GTGATCCGCATCATCCTCGCGCAGAAGGGCAGGTTGATCCGCCGGGCGTTGGCGCAGATGCTCGCGCAGGAGGACGACGTGCACGTGGTCGCCGAGGTGAGCGCCTACGATGAGGCGGTGACGGCGGCGGTCCGCGAGAGGCCCCACGTCGCGGTGCTGGACCACGCGCTGCTCGGCCCGCCGGTGGCGCACGACCTGTGCACCGACCTGCTCAAGGCGGCGCCGGGCTGCCGCATCCTGCTGATCGTGGACCGCAGCCTGCCCACCCTGGCCGGCGCCGAACTGGCCCGGATGACGCCGCGGGTGGGTCTGCTGGCCACCGACGCGTCGCCGGGGCAGCTCATCGAAGGTGTGCGCCGGCTGTCCCGGGGGCAGCCGGTGCTCGACGTCGACATCGCCGTCGCCGCGCTGAGCGCCAACACGACGCCGCTGACCCGCCGGGAGCGCGAGGTGCTGCTGCTGGCCACCGAGGGGCGGCCGACCAAGGAGATCGCGGCCAAGCTCTGCCTGACCGACGGCACCGTGCGCAACTACCTGTCCCGGATCGTCGCCAAGACCGGCGCCCGCACCCTGATCGAGGCGGTGCGCCGGGCTCAGGAGTCCGGCTGGGTGTGA